In the Bacillus sp. HSf4 genome, AATGACGCCGTTTCCCTGGCGAATAAGTGGAGGTCGGGATGCGGTGTTAAAATGTCCCGCGTCCGTTTGATGTTTTCTTCCTTTTCGTAATAAATAGACTGCGGCAGAATCACGATCCGGTTGTCCGGATAGTGCTCGATAACCCGCTCCCTGAATTGCTGAAAGTGGGGGTACAAATCGCCGAAGTTGCCGCCGCCTTGGCAGACAATGATCGCATGCTTGGGAATTTTACGGCCGCAGGCGAAGTTTTCTGCGTTCCATCTTTCGCGAACCTGAATCCCGTACGCTTGAAAAAAAGCTTCCGTTCCTTTCATGATCAATAAGTCGCCAACATTCCCGTAAAGCGGGTAGTCCAAATAAACGACTTCCGAGTGCCTCGGAATGACATCCAAAATGTCGGCCAGCTTATCTTTCAAGCTGTCCATGGAATATGTAATCGCCATGATTAGCACCTCATTTGTATTTGATCCGGTCGATCAGAAGCTGAATGATCCGGTCTTGTTCCTCATGTGTCAGATTTGAGCCTGACGGCAGACAAAGCCCTCTGCGGAATAAATCGTCGCTGACAGATTCGCTTTCATCATGCGGATAATAGGAAGCGCCATGAAAAAGCGGCTGTTGGTGCAGCGGTTTCCATAACGGGCGCGCTTCAATATTTTCAGCGGCCAGCTGTTCGATGAGCTCCGCTGGTGATGTTTGAATTTTCTTTTCATCAAATGTCAATGTCGTCAGCCAGCGGTTTGACATGCCGAGCTCAGGCATGAAGTCTACACCGTCCATCTCAGAGAGCGCCTCCTGATAGCGCTTGAAAACGGCGCGTCTGGCGTTCACTCTGTCATCCAATACGGCGAGCTGGGCGATGCCGATTCCGGCAAGCACATTGCTCATCCGGTAATTGTAGCCCGCTTTTTCATGCTGGTAATGGATCGCCTTCTCCCGGGCCTGAGTAGCTAAAAAGCGCGCTTTTGCCAAAGCGTCTTCGTCATCGCTGACAAGCATCCCGCCGCCCGAGGTCGTGATGATCTTATTGCCGTTGAACGAGTATATGCCAAAGCGGCCAAATGTTCCGCTCTTTCTTCCTTGATACTCTGATCCGAGGGATTCTGCCGCATCTTCAATGACGGGCACCGCATATTTGTCGCAAATGGCGATGATTTCGTCCATTTTGGCGCTCTGACCGTATAGATTGACAACGATGACGGCTTTCGGAAGATTTCTCGTACGCTCCGCCTCATCAAGGGCGCGATCCAGCGCTATAGGCGACATGTTCCATGTGTCTCTTTCGGAATCGATAAACACCGGCTCGGCCTGCTCATACAAAATCGGGTTGGCGCTGGCGACAAATGTAAAAGAAGAACAAAATACGGTATCGCCCTTTCCGACTCCCAATAACTTGAGCGCAAGGTGAATCGCGGCCGTACCCGAGCTGACCGCTGCAGCCCCGGCCGTACCCGCATAAGCGGCAAGTTTTTCTTCAAATTGATCGACGAGGGGGCCAAGCGGCGCGATCCAGTTTGTCCGAAACGCTTCGGCGACATAGCGCTCTTCTTCCCCGCCCATATGCGGCGGCGATAAATAAATTCGCTTGTTCTGACTCATATTTTTCACCCTTTTTACAACTGTGATTTGATTGCTCTTGCAGGAACACCGACTGCTGTTGAATCATCAGGAATATCGTCAATCACCGCAGCGCCGGCTCCCGTCACGCTTCTCCGCCCGAGCCTTTTTCCAGGAATGACGACCGTTCCCGCTCCGACATGCGCCTCATCCATAACGGTTACGCCTCCGGTCAAAATCGTTCCCGGTGAAAGGTGGACATAGTCGCCAATTCGATTGTCATGTTCGACGATCGCACCGGTATTGATAATGCTGTGCATCCCGATATGGGCGTCAGCTTGGATGACGCTTTTCGCCATCACAACCGTTCCGTTTTCAATTCGGGCCGAGCTGCTGATGACAGCAGACGGGTGAACGAGCACCGCATACCGCTCCAGCGGAAGGCCGAGGCTTTCAAATAGCTTTTTTCTCACTTCATTTCTGCCGACAGCTATGATAAATTTCGCATCCGGAAAGAAGCGCAGCATCTCGCCTGTCGCATGTGCAGATCCATAATACAAGCCGTTTTTACGAGCAAGCGACTCGAACCGGTCATCGAGAATGCCGGCAAGCGACAGATCCGGACACTCTTCAACGATGTCCTTGATGACCTTTCCGTGGCCGCCGGCTCCGATAATCACGATTGCTTGCATCAGGCATTCCTTCTTCCTGTGAATTTTTCCGCCGTCACATGGCGGTCCTGGCTGACGCCTTCAGATTTCAGCACTTTGCCGACGGTCAGCAAAAGGATTTTCAGATCAAGCAAAAAAGACCGGTGATCCACATACCAGACATCGAGCTCAAATTTTTCTTCCCATGTCACTTTGTTTCTGCCGTTGATTTGCGCCCAGCCTGTGATGCCCGGTCTGACTTCGTGCCGTCTCCACTGCCTTTTTGTATAAAGGGGAATATACTCCATCAAAAGCGGACGGGGCCCGACAAGACTGAGATCGCCTTTGATGACATTGATCAGCTGCGGCAGTTCATCCAGGCTCGTTTTTCTGATCAGCCTGCCCGTTTTTGTCAGCCGGATTTCGTCGCTGAGCAGGTTTCCCGCTTCATCCCTTTCATCAGTCATCGTCCTGAACTTATATAATGTAAAAGGTTCGCCGTTCAGTCCCGGACGGGTTTGGCGAAATAAGACAGGCGAGCCGATTTTCCACCTGATGAGACAAGCTGTGAAAAGCATGGCCGGACTGAGAGCAATCAGCAAAATGACCGCGCATACAAGATCGAAAAAACGTTTCGCTTTCATGAAACCGCACCCCTTTCGTTTATTTAAAAAATCCCTTCTGAAAAGGGATCGATGCCGAAGCCCGAAATGCCTGCAGCTTGGCTGACAAGGCATGGCGTTCTTCTTTCGTACACATGACAAAATAGGCAAACAACACATACGCTCCGGATGCCGCAAGCGCCGTCATGATCAGGGAAAGCAGGCTGTCGATCGAAAAAAAGAACTGCATGGCAAACAGCACGCCCAATGTAAAGGAAGCTCCGGCAAGCGGCGCGTAAATCCCTCTATAGAAAACCCGTTTTCTCTCGCCTGTGATGATCGATGCGTAAATCGGCGTGAAGACAACGTTTTTCAGCATTAAGGCAACAGCTCCGGAAATTGCAATCCCGTAAAGCCCAAGGCCTGCAGGACCGCTCAAAACAATAGCCAAGAGCAAGTTGCAGCCTCCGAAGGCGACCGTTGTCAAAGCCGGCGTTTTCAGTTTGTTGTAAGCTGTGAAAATGTAAAAA is a window encoding:
- a CDS encoding aminotransferase class I/II-fold pyridoxal phosphate-dependent enzyme is translated as MSQNKRIYLSPPHMGGEEERYVAEAFRTNWIAPLGPLVDQFEEKLAAYAGTAGAAAVSSGTAAIHLALKLLGVGKGDTVFCSSFTFVASANPILYEQAEPVFIDSERDTWNMSPIALDRALDEAERTRNLPKAVIVVNLYGQSAKMDEIIAICDKYAVPVIEDAAESLGSEYQGRKSGTFGRFGIYSFNGNKIITTSGGGMLVSDDEDALAKARFLATQAREKAIHYQHEKAGYNYRMSNVLAGIGIAQLAVLDDRVNARRAVFKRYQEALSEMDGVDFMPELGMSNRWLTTLTFDEKKIQTSPAELIEQLAAENIEARPLWKPLHQQPLFHGASYYPHDESESVSDDLFRRGLCLPSGSNLTHEEQDRIIQLLIDRIKYK
- a CDS encoding acetyltransferase, which gives rise to MQAIVIIGAGGHGKVIKDIVEECPDLSLAGILDDRFESLARKNGLYYGSAHATGEMLRFFPDAKFIIAVGRNEVRKKLFESLGLPLERYAVLVHPSAVISSSARIENGTVVMAKSVIQADAHIGMHSIINTGAIVEHDNRIGDYVHLSPGTILTGGVTVMDEAHVGAGTVVIPGKRLGRRSVTGAGAAVIDDIPDDSTAVGVPARAIKSQL
- a CDS encoding sugar transferase yields the protein MKAKRFFDLVCAVILLIALSPAMLFTACLIRWKIGSPVLFRQTRPGLNGEPFTLYKFRTMTDERDEAGNLLSDEIRLTKTGRLIRKTSLDELPQLINVIKGDLSLVGPRPLLMEYIPLYTKRQWRRHEVRPGITGWAQINGRNKVTWEEKFELDVWYVDHRSFLLDLKILLLTVGKVLKSEGVSQDRHVTAEKFTGRRNA